A DNA window from Desulfovibrio intestinalis contains the following coding sequences:
- a CDS encoding 2-isopropylmalate synthase has product MNNRVYFFDTTLRDGEQSPGATMNLQEKLRLAHQLEVLGVDIMEAGFPASSPGDFESVQRIAAQAGDIQVAGLARCVAGDIDRCWDAIKVAKNPRIHIFLSTSPLHMQHKLRKDPADVLKMAVEGVKRCVQHTSNVEFSCEDFSRSEPEFLCRVVEAVINAGATTVNLPDTVGYAQPAEYAALIDHVIRNTPNSDKAIFSVHCHNDLGLAVANTLAAFKVGVRQAEVTLNGIGERAGNASLEEVVMNLRVRHDYFGLDHNIITEQLYPSCRLLSMTIGQPIPNNKAIVGANAFAHESGIHQDGMLKNRETYEIMTPQSVGRTESNLVIGKHSGRNAVRNKFESMGYTLEDEQLNLVFEAVKQLADRKKTLHDDDLMALVQEEVYRTPDRFRLRHVSVQSSDAGGVPPTAAVIMDVDGMESSSAGFGVGPVDALFNVIADMVGREPELEQYAINAVTGGTDALGEVTVRLREGEFSAVGRGTHPDIFVASARAYVNALNHLFKKEKEGPRLHCQHDLN; this is encoded by the coding sequence CATTATGGAAGCGGGCTTTCCCGCCTCCAGCCCCGGCGATTTTGAGTCTGTGCAGCGTATTGCGGCGCAGGCTGGCGACATCCAGGTTGCGGGCCTTGCCCGTTGCGTGGCTGGCGATATTGACCGCTGCTGGGATGCCATCAAGGTTGCCAAAAATCCCCGCATCCACATTTTTCTCTCCACCTCCCCCCTGCATATGCAGCACAAGCTGCGCAAAGACCCCGCCGACGTTCTGAAAATGGCCGTTGAGGGAGTCAAGCGTTGCGTGCAGCACACCAGCAATGTTGAGTTTTCGTGCGAAGATTTTTCGCGCTCCGAACCGGAATTTCTCTGCCGGGTTGTGGAAGCTGTCATCAATGCCGGGGCTACCACCGTCAATTTGCCGGACACCGTGGGCTATGCGCAGCCTGCCGAATACGCGGCCCTTATTGATCATGTGATCCGCAACACGCCCAATAGCGACAAGGCCATCTTCAGCGTGCACTGCCACAACGACCTTGGGCTTGCCGTTGCCAACACGCTGGCGGCCTTCAAGGTGGGCGTGCGCCAGGCCGAAGTGACCCTCAATGGCATAGGCGAACGTGCGGGCAATGCTTCCCTTGAAGAAGTTGTCATGAATCTGCGCGTGCGCCACGACTACTTTGGTTTGGATCACAACATTATCACCGAGCAGCTTTACCCTTCGTGCCGCCTGCTTTCGATGACCATTGGCCAGCCCATTCCCAACAACAAGGCCATTGTGGGCGCCAACGCCTTTGCGCATGAGTCGGGTATCCATCAGGACGGCATGCTCAAGAACCGCGAAACCTACGAAATCATGACACCGCAGTCTGTGGGCCGTACTGAAAGCAACCTGGTGATCGGCAAGCACTCTGGTCGTAATGCCGTGCGCAACAAGTTTGAGAGCATGGGCTACACGCTGGAAGACGAGCAGCTCAACCTTGTGTTTGAAGCTGTGAAGCAGCTGGCTGACCGCAAGAAAACCCTGCACGACGACGACCTCATGGCGCTTGTGCAGGAAGAAGTATACCGCACGCCCGACCGCTTCCGCTTGCGCCATGTAAGCGTGCAAAGCTCTGACGCTGGCGGCGTACCGCCAACGGCTGCCGTCATTATGGATGTTGACGGTATGGAAAGCAGCAGCGCAGGTTTTGGCGTTGGTCCGGTGGACGCCCTTTTCAACGTCATTGCCGATATGGTGGGGCGTGAACCAGAGCTTGAGCAGTATGCCATCAACGCAGTTACGGGCGGTACCGATGCTTTGGGTGAAGTGACCGTGCGCCTGCGTGAGGGCGAGTTCAGCGCAGTGGGACGCGGCACGCATCCTGATATCTTTGTGGCCAGCGCCAGAGCTTACGTCAACGCGCTGAACCATCTTTTCAAGAAGGAAAAGGAAGGGCCGCGGCTGCACTGCCAGCACGACCTGAACTGA
- a CDS encoding 3-isopropylmalate dehydratase large subunit: MAQTLAQKILQAHTDEAVEQDGQIVQCRVSMVLANDITGPLAIKSFYGMGAKKVFDRNKIALVMDHFTPQKDIDSANQVLISRKFAQEQGIVHYYGGGDCGVEHTLLPEQGLVGPGDLVIGADSHTCTYGGIGAFATGMGSTDIAAGMALGETWLKVPPTIRVNIRGNMPKWLRGKDLMLMLIGAIGVDGALYKALEFGGPVVDDLSVEGRLSMANMAIEAGGKVGLFAVDAKTRAYCAEHKRPGVLENMAADPGAHYDRVVEIDVTGKEPVVACPHIPSNVKPVSEVRNTAVQQVVIGSCTNGRISDMRDAAEILRGRKVDKNVRCIVLPSTPTVWKQCLKEGLIETFMEAGCIVGPCTCGPCLGGHMGILGDGERAVATTNRNFRGRMGSLNSEVYLASPLVAAATAVTGFVAGPDQL, translated from the coding sequence ATGGCTCAAACGCTTGCGCAGAAAATTTTGCAAGCTCATACGGACGAAGCCGTGGAGCAGGACGGACAGATTGTTCAGTGCCGCGTGTCTATGGTGCTTGCCAATGATATTACCGGCCCTCTCGCTATCAAGTCCTTCTACGGCATGGGCGCGAAAAAGGTTTTTGACCGCAACAAGATCGCTCTTGTTATGGACCACTTTACGCCGCAAAAGGACATTGATTCCGCCAATCAGGTGCTGATAAGCCGTAAATTTGCCCAGGAACAGGGCATCGTACACTACTACGGAGGCGGCGATTGCGGCGTGGAACACACCCTGCTGCCCGAACAGGGGCTGGTTGGCCCCGGCGATCTCGTTATTGGGGCAGACAGCCACACCTGCACCTACGGCGGCATCGGCGCTTTTGCCACAGGCATGGGCTCCACCGACATCGCAGCGGGCATGGCCCTTGGCGAAACCTGGCTCAAGGTTCCGCCCACCATCCGCGTGAACATCAGGGGCAATATGCCCAAGTGGCTGCGCGGCAAGGATCTTATGCTCATGCTCATCGGCGCCATTGGCGTTGACGGTGCGCTGTACAAGGCTTTGGAATTTGGCGGGCCCGTGGTGGACGATCTTTCTGTTGAAGGCCGTTTGAGCATGGCCAATATGGCCATTGAAGCCGGAGGAAAGGTGGGCCTTTTCGCTGTGGACGCCAAAACCCGCGCCTACTGTGCCGAACACAAGCGTCCGGGCGTGCTTGAAAATATGGCTGCCGACCCCGGTGCGCACTATGACCGCGTGGTGGAGATCGACGTTACGGGCAAAGAGCCCGTGGTGGCCTGTCCGCATATTCCTTCCAATGTGAAGCCTGTTTCCGAGGTGCGCAATACGGCGGTACAGCAAGTGGTCATCGGTTCCTGCACCAACGGCCGCATCAGCGACATGCGCGACGCAGCCGAAATTTTGCGTGGCCGCAAGGTGGACAAGAATGTGCGCTGCATCGTTTTGCCCTCTACGCCCACGGTGTGGAAGCAGTGCCTCAAAGAAGGCCTTATTGAAACATTTATGGAAGCGGGCTGCATTGTTGGCCCCTGCACATGCGGCCCCTGCCTGGGCGGCCATATGGGCATTTTGGGCGACGGCGAACGCGCGGTGGCCACTACCAACCGCAACTTCAGGGGCCGTATGGGCAGCCTGAATTCTGAAGTCTATCTTGCCAGCCCCCTGGTTGCCGCTGCCACAGCCGTAACCGGATTTGTGGCTGGCCCCGACCAGCTGTAG
- a CDS encoding 3-isopropylmalate dehydratase small subunit, whose amino-acid sequence MNYKGKAHKVGEHIDTDAIIPARFLVTTDSKKLGENCMSGLEPDWAKRVKVGDIMVAGRNFGCGSSREHAPIAILGAGMPVVIGHSFARIFYRNSFNMGLLLMEVGDEVDKINDGDELEIDAATGVIRNLTNGEEITCPPLPASMAKILDKGGLVEYVKERIA is encoded by the coding sequence ATGAACTACAAAGGCAAGGCCCACAAAGTGGGCGAGCATATTGATACGGACGCCATTATTCCCGCCCGCTTTCTGGTCACCACAGACTCCAAAAAGCTTGGCGAAAACTGCATGTCCGGTCTTGAACCTGACTGGGCCAAGCGCGTCAAGGTTGGCGATATTATGGTCGCAGGGCGCAATTTTGGCTGCGGTTCTTCGCGTGAGCACGCCCCCATTGCCATTTTGGGCGCGGGCATGCCCGTGGTCATTGGCCACAGCTTTGCGCGCATCTTCTACCGCAACTCATTCAATATGGGCTTGCTGCTTATGGAAGTTGGCGATGAGGTTGACAAAATCAATGACGGCGACGAGCTGGAAATTGATGCGGCCACTGGCGTTATCCGCAATCTGACCAACGGTGAAGAGATCACCTGCCCGCCATTGCCAGCCTCTATGGCCAAAATTTTGGACAAGGGCGGTCTTGTGGAATACGTAAAAGAAAGAATCGCGTAA
- the leuB gene encoding 3-isopropylmalate dehydrogenase, whose product MKKSICLLPGDGIGPEIIAQGVKVLEATAEKFGHEFTFETALIGGAAIDGAGDPLPEATVSKCRGADAIYLGAVGGPKWDNLTPELRPEKGLLRIRKELGLFANLRPAMLLPELAGACLLRSDIAAKGLDLLVVRELTGDVYFGEPRGIETRDGLRTGYNTMIYNEEEIRRIAWVAFETARKRRNKVCSVEKSNVLECSRLWKEVVMEMHREYADVELSHMYVDNAAMQLVRDPSQFDVILTGNIFGDILSDEASVITGSLGMLPSASTGAEGPGLFEPIHGSAPDIAGQDVANPLATILSAAMMLRLGFDMAEEADLIEKAVRKALADGYRTADIMEPGKDLLGCKSMGDKVVERL is encoded by the coding sequence ATGAAAAAGTCCATCTGCCTGCTGCCTGGTGACGGCATTGGCCCGGAGATAATCGCTCAGGGCGTTAAGGTTCTGGAAGCCACGGCTGAAAAGTTCGGCCATGAATTTACCTTTGAAACCGCCCTGATCGGCGGTGCGGCTATTGACGGCGCTGGCGACCCCCTGCCGGAAGCCACCGTGAGCAAATGCCGCGGCGCTGACGCCATTTATCTGGGCGCAGTGGGTGGCCCCAAGTGGGACAACCTGACCCCCGAGCTGCGGCCTGAAAAGGGCTTGTTGCGCATTCGTAAAGAGCTGGGGCTTTTTGCCAATCTGCGTCCGGCCATGCTGTTGCCGGAACTGGCTGGCGCTTGCCTGCTGCGGTCTGATATCGCCGCCAAGGGCCTTGACCTGCTGGTGGTGCGCGAACTTACGGGCGACGTCTATTTTGGTGAACCGCGCGGCATTGAAACTCGTGACGGCCTGCGCACAGGCTACAACACAATGATTTATAATGAAGAAGAGATCCGGCGTATTGCCTGGGTTGCCTTTGAAACGGCCCGCAAGCGCCGTAACAAGGTCTGCTCGGTAGAAAAAAGCAACGTGTTGGAATGCTCACGCCTGTGGAAAGAAGTTGTCATGGAAATGCACCGCGAATACGCGGACGTGGAACTGAGCCACATGTACGTGGATAACGCCGCCATGCAGCTGGTGCGTGATCCCTCGCAGTTCGACGTGATTCTTACGGGCAATATCTTCGGCGACATTCTTTCTGACGAAGCCTCGGTTATCACAGGCTCTTTGGGAATGCTGCCTTCGGCTTCCACAGGTGCCGAAGGGCCGGGCCTGTTCGAACCCATTCACGGGTCCGCGCCGGACATCGCCGGGCAGGACGTGGCCAACCCTCTGGCAACCATCCTTTCCGCTGCAATGATGCTGCGTTTGGGCTTTGATATGGCTGAAGAGGCCGATCTTATTGAAAAAGCCGTGCGCAAGGCGCTGGCTGACGGCTACCGTACCGCTGACATTATGGAACCCGGCAAGGATCTTCTGGGTTGCAAGAGCATGGGCGACAAGGTGGTAGAGCGTCTGTAA
- a CDS encoding sensor domain-containing diguanylate cyclase → MAKPSSTFTTIICIAMFLIALLIVVREYTSETTGHLSQDITTRLAEVSRRVADDFDRNIDSQLIELQNITSFMAQEDCRQFKKCVLYYAPLLRAAGLKKFALVDLDGKGFCSDKGEAFDLTSTGKEELFYHALSGSAGFAAISDGKGSKIAVAIPLSRNGKVVSILLGELEDRVMKKNLVTRAFGDRTCNMVFDDKGRMLFWAVPPGNDIEKVFPQMEEKGLPPPLREYLKTVFSDTQSQTSRFIKDDKHAYYLTHIPLEKYGWQIVSLLPEEVVSHLVDRQNAITSTLAWRMSVLAGLVLLFIIFILQRYNRTIRRQQEDYRSIISSISGGVIKFAGLHGNFQFISPNFLKMLGYRKEEFLQRFGMSFAHSIFEADRESALRTMQQQLDSGIPIDVEYRTRAKNGNLIWLYHKGSLVQAGPGQTYIQSIVFDSTHNKEAAQAKRISDERYQFILEQHDIIIFEQNLISGHFSCSARWIQTFGKVFNILEPDTDLSLIPVHVDDRELLEDFQKNVHHNLHESKLFVELRLRDTSGLYHWYRIEASNLISAQGKPIYIIGIITDIDKQKLLELRLRTQATRDSATGMHNKRATEQAISRFLGMHNNLGPDVYAMFMIDFDNFKSINDRFGHAVGDKAIYQMAQIIRRNFRSTDIVGRVGGDEFLVFCTEPMPMQKIRERATVLVHQLHLQCGNHDAEDVPLTASVGIACNPSDGQDFTDLYKHADMATYEAKRRGRNQCVFYAELTVSEQQNARDSLLAEENRD, encoded by the coding sequence ATGGCCAAACCGTCAAGCACATTCACAACTATCATCTGCATAGCGATGTTTCTCATCGCATTGCTCATAGTCGTGCGCGAATACACCTCGGAAACGACCGGGCATTTGTCGCAGGACATCACCACCCGGTTGGCCGAAGTAAGCCGCCGGGTTGCCGACGACTTTGACCGCAATATCGATAGTCAGCTCATTGAGCTACAGAATATCACCAGTTTTATGGCGCAGGAAGACTGCAGGCAGTTTAAAAAATGCGTTCTTTACTATGCGCCCCTGCTGCGTGCGGCAGGCCTTAAAAAATTCGCCCTTGTCGACCTGGATGGCAAAGGTTTTTGCTCAGACAAGGGCGAGGCATTTGACCTGACGAGCACTGGAAAAGAAGAACTGTTCTACCATGCGCTCAGTGGTTCCGCCGGCTTTGCCGCCATTTCCGACGGCAAGGGAAGCAAGATTGCCGTTGCCATTCCTCTTAGCCGAAATGGCAAGGTAGTGAGCATTCTTCTGGGCGAACTTGAAGACAGGGTCATGAAGAAAAACCTTGTCACCAGAGCGTTTGGCGACAGAACCTGCAATATGGTTTTTGACGACAAGGGCCGCATGCTGTTCTGGGCCGTTCCCCCAGGCAATGACATTGAAAAAGTGTTTCCGCAGATGGAAGAAAAAGGCTTGCCTCCGCCGCTGCGCGAATATCTGAAGACCGTATTCTCCGACACGCAAAGTCAGACAAGCCGGTTCATCAAAGACGACAAGCACGCCTACTACCTGACACACATTCCCCTTGAAAAATATGGCTGGCAAATTGTTTCCCTGTTGCCAGAAGAAGTCGTGAGCCACCTGGTGGACAGGCAGAACGCCATCACCTCCACATTGGCGTGGCGTATGTCTGTACTGGCCGGGCTGGTGCTGCTTTTCATCATTTTCATTCTGCAACGCTACAACCGTACCATCCGTCGCCAGCAGGAAGACTACCGCTCAATTATTTCAAGCATCTCTGGCGGCGTTATTAAGTTTGCCGGCCTGCACGGCAACTTTCAATTTATCAGCCCCAATTTTCTCAAAATGCTTGGCTACCGCAAGGAAGAATTCCTGCAGCGGTTTGGCATGAGCTTTGCCCATTCCATCTTTGAGGCGGATCGGGAAAGTGCGTTACGCACCATGCAGCAACAGCTGGATTCTGGCATTCCCATTGACGTGGAATACCGTACCCGCGCCAAAAACGGCAACCTCATCTGGCTGTACCACAAAGGTTCACTGGTGCAGGCCGGGCCGGGGCAAACCTATATCCAGAGCATTGTTTTCGACAGTACCCATAACAAGGAAGCCGCCCAAGCCAAGCGTATTTCCGACGAGCGCTACCAGTTTATTCTGGAGCAGCACGACATTATCATTTTCGAACAAAATCTCATAAGCGGCCATTTTTCCTGCTCCGCACGCTGGATCCAGACTTTTGGCAAGGTATTCAACATCCTTGAGCCGGATACGGACCTGAGTCTTATTCCTGTTCATGTGGACGACAGGGAACTGCTGGAAGATTTTCAGAAAAACGTCCATCACAATTTGCATGAAAGTAAGCTTTTTGTTGAATTGCGTTTGCGCGACACCAGCGGCCTGTACCACTGGTACCGCATCGAGGCGTCCAACCTCATCAGCGCTCAGGGCAAGCCCATATATATCATTGGCATTATTACCGACATCGACAAGCAGAAGCTGCTTGAACTGCGTCTGCGCACGCAGGCCACACGCGACAGCGCCACGGGCATGCACAACAAGCGCGCCACAGAACAGGCTATTTCACGTTTTCTTGGCATGCACAACAACCTCGGCCCTGACGTTTATGCAATGTTCATGATTGATTTTGATAATTTCAAAAGCATTAACGACAGGTTCGGTCATGCCGTGGGCGACAAGGCCATCTACCAGATGGCCCAGATAATCCGCCGCAACTTCCGCAGCACTGACATTGTAGGCCGTGTGGGCGGGGACGAATTTCTGGTTTTCTGCACAGAACCCATGCCCATGCAAAAGATACGTGAACGAGCCACAGTTCTTGTTCACCAACTGCACCTGCAATGCGGCAATCATGACGCAGAAGACGTGCCTCTGACCGCCAGCGTGGGCATTGCCTGCAACCCCAGTGACGGGCAAGACTTTACAGACCTGTACAAGCATGCCGACATGGCCACCTATGAGGCCAAGCGCCGTGGCCGCAACCAGTGCGTCTTTTATGCGGAACTGACCGTCAGCGAGCAGCAGAACGCCCGTGATTCGCTTTTGGCTGAAGAAAATAGAGACTGA
- the trmFO gene encoding methylenetetrahydrofolate--tRNA-(uracil(54)-C(5))-methyltransferase (FADH(2)-oxidizing) TrmFO, translated as MQKLSIALVGGGLAGCECALRLARSGHEVVLFEQKPHHRSQAHVNDDLAELVCSNSLRSDEVTSGVGLLKAEMRALGSRFMEAADACRVPAGKALAVDREAFARRMSQMVEAEGNIRLVRHQVQSLDDAVLEPFKGEGRAIILAAGPMASEGLSASLASVLGEKHCYFYDAIAPIVWTHSLNMDVVFRASRYGQESGDAEGEGDYLNCPMSREEYDIFYQALLDAQKVAAHEFEQEKHFEGCMPVEALAERGPRTLTFGPLKPVGFVDPRTGRRPWAILQLRAENANSDTCNLVGCQTKLTQGEQGRVFRLVPGLENVEFARFGSMHRNTYVNAPQILAEDLSLKAMPGVYLAGQITGVEGYVESAASGLWLAMLLDARARGIALPRPPVESALGALLNHLSTPVKRFQPSNAHFGLMPELGERARKKDRKALYSARALESFGNWFEEAKTAGLV; from the coding sequence ATGCAGAAATTGTCCATAGCCCTGGTGGGGGGCGGCCTGGCTGGTTGTGAATGCGCCCTGCGGTTGGCCCGCAGCGGACATGAAGTTGTGCTGTTTGAGCAGAAACCCCATCACCGCTCACAGGCTCATGTCAATGATGACCTGGCGGAGCTGGTATGTTCCAACTCATTGCGGTCGGACGAAGTTACTTCCGGTGTGGGCTTGCTCAAGGCTGAAATGCGCGCTTTGGGCAGCCGCTTTATGGAAGCTGCCGACGCTTGCCGCGTGCCAGCGGGCAAGGCCCTTGCCGTTGACCGCGAAGCCTTTGCCCGCCGTATGAGCCAGATGGTGGAGGCCGAGGGCAATATTCGCCTTGTGCGCCATCAGGTACAGTCTCTGGATGATGCGGTCTTGGAACCCTTCAAGGGTGAAGGCCGCGCCATCATTCTGGCTGCTGGGCCTATGGCTTCAGAGGGGCTTTCAGCCTCTTTGGCCAGCGTGCTGGGCGAGAAGCACTGCTATTTCTATGACGCCATTGCGCCCATTGTCTGGACGCATTCGTTGAATATGGATGTGGTTTTTCGCGCTTCCCGCTATGGGCAGGAAAGCGGTGACGCCGAAGGCGAGGGCGACTACCTGAACTGTCCGATGAGCCGGGAAGAATACGATATTTTTTATCAGGCCTTGTTGGACGCGCAGAAAGTGGCTGCTCATGAATTTGAGCAGGAAAAGCATTTTGAAGGCTGCATGCCTGTGGAAGCCCTGGCTGAGCGTGGCCCCCGCACATTGACCTTTGGACCTCTGAAGCCAGTGGGCTTTGTTGATCCGCGTACAGGGCGGCGCCCTTGGGCCATTTTGCAGTTGCGCGCCGAAAATGCCAACAGCGACACATGCAATCTTGTGGGCTGCCAGACAAAACTGACCCAGGGCGAGCAGGGGCGTGTGTTCCGTCTGGTGCCTGGGTTGGAGAATGTGGAATTTGCGCGTTTTGGCAGCATGCACCGCAATACTTATGTGAATGCGCCGCAGATTCTGGCGGAAGACCTGTCGCTCAAGGCCATGCCGGGGGTTTATCTTGCCGGGCAGATCACCGGGGTGGAGGGCTATGTGGAATCCGCAGCCAGCGGATTGTGGCTGGCCATGCTGCTGGACGCGCGTGCTCGTGGCATTGCTTTGCCCCGGCCCCCGGTTGAAAGCGCCCTTGGCGCTTTGCTCAACCACCTGAGCACCCCAGTGAAGCGGTTTCAGCCGTCCAACGCCCATTTTGGCCTTATGCCGGAATTGGGAGAAAGAGCGCGCAAAAAAGACCGCAAAGCCCTTTATTCGGCTCGGGCGCTGGAAAGTTTTGGCAACTGGTTTGAAGAAGCAAAGACGGCGGGCTTGGTCTGA
- a CDS encoding EamA family transporter, producing MGFFFSLLSSATFGLIPLFSLPLMAQGLSPATVLFYRFFIATIVLGILLLLRGERFHTSGRNLLKLAGMSLMYSLAALLFMQAFKHLPSGVVATLHFSYPVMVMLIMIAFFHERFSTVTAIAITLAIAGVYLLGNGEATGANGAGFAGMSMLGLTLALVSALCNSLYITSIYTAGLTNITGLMLTFYVMAFGALCSLINSLATNSFQLLTSWRELLLAVLLALVTAVLSNFTLILAVQRIGSTLASVLGVMEPVTAVIVGILVFNEPFSLPLVMGIALIGSSVVLIMLGEHIRQLMTKRKAAKQTGASSDKTD from the coding sequence ATGGGTTTCTTTTTCAGTCTGCTGTCGTCGGCCACCTTCGGACTCATCCCCCTTTTCAGCCTGCCTCTCATGGCTCAGGGGCTGTCTCCCGCCACGGTGCTTTTTTACCGTTTTTTTATCGCCACCATAGTTCTGGGAATACTGCTTTTGCTGCGCGGCGAGCGCTTTCACACATCAGGCCGCAACTTGCTCAAACTGGCGGGCATGAGCCTCATGTATTCACTGGCTGCCCTGCTTTTCATGCAGGCTTTCAAGCATTTGCCCAGTGGTGTTGTGGCCACGCTGCACTTTTCCTATCCGGTCATGGTCATGCTCATCATGATAGCGTTTTTTCATGAGCGCTTCTCTACTGTCACAGCCATAGCCATTACTCTTGCCATTGCCGGGGTATATCTGCTGGGCAATGGCGAAGCCACAGGGGCCAACGGGGCGGGATTTGCAGGCATGAGCATGCTTGGCCTTACGCTGGCCCTTGTGTCGGCCTTGTGCAATTCGCTGTACATCACAAGCATCTATACTGCTGGCCTTACCAATATCACGGGCCTGATGCTGACCTTTTACGTTATGGCCTTTGGCGCGCTGTGTTCCCTGATCAATTCACTGGCTACCAATAGTTTCCAATTGCTGACCAGTTGGCGCGAATTGCTGTTAGCCGTGCTGCTGGCGTTGGTCACAGCAGTGCTTTCCAACTTCACCCTTATTCTGGCAGTGCAGCGCATTGGCTCAACCCTTGCCTCGGTTCTGGGTGTTATGGAACCCGTCACCGCTGTTATTGTAGGCATACTGGTTTTCAACGAACCGTTCAGCCTGCCTCTGGTTATGGGTATTGCTCTTATTGGTTCTTCCGTGGTGTTAATCATGCTGGGTGAGCATATTCGCCAGCTGATGACCAAACGGAAGGCCGCAAAACAAACCGGGGCTTCTTCAGATAAAACAGATTAA
- a CDS encoding septal ring lytic transglycosylase RlpA family protein → MWLKRAQESEVFTGKASWYGRDFHGGSTASGLNYDMYTFTAAHRTLPMGTVVRVTDQENGKSVMVCVTDRGPFVRGRIIDLSFAAAQQLDLSRRGVGKVELEVVSDESGTPLHADQAYYVRYNAAMGDERIGPFRAFADAAAMHEALRQAHPEAEVVLDQSR, encoded by the coding sequence ATCTGGCTCAAGCGCGCTCAGGAAAGTGAAGTTTTCACGGGCAAAGCCTCCTGGTACGGACGCGATTTCCACGGCGGCTCCACTGCCAGTGGCCTCAACTACGACATGTATACCTTTACTGCCGCTCACCGCACCCTGCCTATGGGCACTGTTGTGCGCGTGACCGATCAGGAAAATGGCAAGAGTGTCATGGTTTGCGTAACGGACCGTGGCCCCTTTGTGCGCGGACGTATCATCGACCTTTCCTTTGCAGCCGCCCAGCAGCTCGATCTTAGCAGACGCGGCGTGGGCAAGGTAGAACTGGAAGTGGTCAGCGATGAAAGCGGCACGCCGCTGCATGCCGATCAGGCCTACTATGTGCGCTACAATGCGGCTATGGGCGATGAACGCATTGGCCCCTTCCGGGCATTTGCTGACGCCGCGGCCATGCATGAAGCCTTGCGCCAGGCTCACCCCGAAGCAGAAGTTGTGCTGGACCAATCCCGTTAG
- the tsaB gene encoding tRNA (adenosine(37)-N6)-threonylcarbamoyltransferase complex dimerization subunit type 1 TsaB yields the protein MSAYSTGLELILNAAEGVLQIVVTDDEKPLCSQQWHRADRATEILAPALENLCAALDIKPNSFRRMACVRGPGSFTGIRLVLATAAALRRTGNAQVAGLDYMQALATTAVLRAQLLFGTTIWVLTHARRNLVHCQSFLSYGPMIPAQALAPVDLCTPQEALDRILASRTAPLPAGVPEGSRVVWVCGSGLERNAAVFSPLDLLRPSPDGTQHQTDGGAPVTTLDDLTIPDINALCLLARHGDYADADIEPLYVRPCDAVENLAQLAPRLGLTGEEATTTLEHMLQRPPKSDI from the coding sequence ATGAGCGCATACTCCACCGGACTTGAGCTTATTCTCAATGCGGCTGAAGGCGTACTGCAGATTGTCGTTACCGACGACGAAAAGCCGCTTTGCTCCCAGCAGTGGCACAGAGCCGACCGCGCCACTGAAATTCTGGCTCCGGCGCTGGAAAACCTTTGCGCCGCACTGGACATAAAGCCCAACAGCTTTCGGCGCATGGCCTGCGTGCGCGGCCCCGGTTCCTTCACAGGCATACGCCTTGTGCTGGCAACAGCTGCGGCCCTGCGCAGAACAGGAAATGCCCAGGTGGCCGGGCTTGATTACATGCAAGCCCTTGCCACTACAGCAGTGCTGCGTGCCCAGCTTCTTTTCGGCACAACCATCTGGGTGCTCACCCATGCCCGACGCAACCTTGTGCACTGCCAGTCTTTTCTGTCATACGGGCCGATGATTCCTGCGCAGGCACTGGCCCCTGTGGACCTTTGCACCCCGCAAGAAGCCCTGGATCGCATCTTGGCCAGCCGCACGGCCCCCCTGCCCGCAGGAGTGCCCGAAGGCAGCCGCGTCGTATGGGTCTGCGGCAGCGGTCTTGAACGCAATGCCGCTGTTTTCAGCCCGCTGGATCTTCTGCGCCCGTCGCCAGACGGCACACAGCACCAAACCGATGGCGGCGCCCCGGTCACGACACTTGATGATCTCACAATTCCTGATATCAACGCCCTTTGCCTACTGGCCCGGCATGGTGATTATGCCGATGCGGACATAGAACCTCTTTATGTGCGCCCCTGCGATGCGGTGGAAAATCTGGCCCAATTGGCACCGCGTCTGGGCCTCACAGGCGAAGAGGCCACCACAACGCTGGAGCACATGCTGCAGCGCCCGCCCAAAAGCGACATCTAG